From the genome of Triticum aestivum cultivar Chinese Spring chromosome 3B, IWGSC CS RefSeq v2.1, whole genome shotgun sequence, one region includes:
- the LOC123069571 gene encoding collagen alpha-1(II) chain-like → MPAGAASSNHGWQELQPLPWELQPASMGAAAETRAATMDGGELQSASGGAAYDSMAISGGRGWPASTGGARVTGKHGRHGWPTSQARARAARGWPASMGASTGGARVAGEHGREHRRRGLAGEGRLRGLAGEGGLHELADERGLRGVAGEHGRKHW, encoded by the exons ATGCCCGCCGGAGCGGCGAGCAGCAACCATGGATGGCAGGAGCTGCAACCGCTTCCATGGGAGCTACAACCTGCGTCCATGGGAGCTGCGGCGGAAACGCGAGCTGCAACCATGGATGGCGGGGAGCTGCAATCGGCCTCCGGGGGAGCTGCATATG ACTCGATGGCGATTAGCGGTGGGCGGGGGTGGCCGGCGAGCACGGGCGGCGCGAGGGTGACCGGCAAGCACGGGCGGCACGGGTGGCCGACGAGTCAGGCGcgagcgcgggcggcgcgggggtgGCCGGCGAGCATGGGCGCGAGCACGGGTGGCGCGAGAGTTGCCGGCGAGCATGGGCGCGAGCACAGGCGGCGCGGGCTGGCCGGCGAGGGCAGGCTGCGCGGGTTGGCCGGTGAGGGCGGGCTGCACGAGTTGGCCGACGAGCGCGGGCTGCGTGGGGTGGCTGGCGAGCACGGGCGCAAGCACTGGTGA
- the LOC123069572 gene encoding rapid alkalinization factor, translating to MAKLLPAGLAFLLALAAAAALAPSPASALKGAGGLGLGGAAAVVMRRGGRTCRGTVGECMEYFGVDGEGEGEVAAMAGKRRVLQDGSGYIGYDALRRDNVPCSQRGASYYNCQPGAEANPYSRGCSAITQCRG from the coding sequence ATGGCGAAGCTGCTGCCGGCCGGCCTCGCGTTCCTCCTGGCcctcgccgcggcggcggcgctggccccGTCCCCGGCCTCGGCCTTGAAGGGCGCCGGCGGGCTGGGACTCGGAGGCGCGGCGGCCGTGGTGATGCGCCGGGGCGGGCGGACGTGCCGGGGCACGGTTGGCGAGTGCATGGAGTACTTCGGCGTggacggcgagggcgagggcgaggtggCGGCGATGGCTGGCAAGCGGCGGGTGCTGCAGGACGGGTCCGGGTACATCGGCTACGACGCGCTGCGGCGGGACAACGTGCCGTGCTCGCAGCGCGGCGCCTCCTACTACAACTGCCAGCCCGGCGCCGAGGCCAACCCCTACTCCCGCGGATGCAGCGCCATCACCCAGTGCAGGGGCTGA